The Candidatus Limnocylindrales bacterium genome has a segment encoding these proteins:
- the ychF gene encoding redox-regulated ATPase YchF — protein MKLGIIGLPNSGKTTLFNVLTGRQVQTGTFTPADAEPNIGIVKVPDERLDRLAEMFRPKKVTPATVEYIDIAGLRREGGVKGELGKELLFHIRNVDALIHVVRTFKNDKVPPAGGDINPERDISTVNLELTLSDLDIVEKRMERVEINIKKKGEKEGVAELQLLTKLKQNLEAGIPIRQLELSEDEKKLIKGFQFLTAKPMLIVLNIGEEELKFPERYRDLKEKYQSLGIPVIELCAEIESQISQLGDKETEKAFMEDLGIKESGLTRLIRVSYELLGLISFLTAGKEEVRAWTIRKGTKAQQAAGVIHSDMEKGFIRAEVVSYEDLIKSGSLAAARNKGLLRLEGKDYIVQDGDVMEIRFNV, from the coding sequence ATGAAGTTAGGTATTATCGGTCTTCCAAACAGTGGAAAGACAACGTTGTTTAATGTACTTACGGGGCGCCAGGTACAGACGGGTACCTTTACGCCCGCCGATGCGGAACCCAACATCGGTATTGTAAAAGTACCCGATGAACGACTGGATAGGCTGGCCGAAATGTTCCGACCAAAAAAAGTGACGCCGGCTACTGTGGAGTATATCGATATAGCCGGATTGAGACGAGAGGGGGGTGTGAAGGGGGAATTAGGTAAGGAACTTCTGTTTCACATCCGAAATGTGGATGCACTGATTCATGTCGTAAGAACCTTTAAGAATGATAAGGTTCCTCCCGCCGGCGGAGACATTAATCCGGAACGAGATATTTCCACCGTCAATCTGGAACTGACTCTGTCGGATCTGGATATTGTGGAAAAACGGATGGAACGGGTTGAAATCAATATCAAGAAGAAAGGAGAAAAGGAGGGAGTCGCAGAACTTCAACTTCTAACCAAATTGAAACAAAATTTGGAAGCCGGCATTCCCATTCGGCAGTTGGAGTTATCGGAAGATGAAAAAAAACTCATCAAAGGTTTCCAATTTTTAACGGCCAAGCCCATGCTGATCGTTTTAAATATCGGTGAGGAAGAACTCAAATTCCCGGAGCGTTATCGGGATTTAAAAGAAAAATACCAAAGCCTGGGTATCCCTGTCATCGAGCTTTGTGCAGAAATAGAAAGCCAGATTTCTCAATTAGGGGATAAGGAAACCGAAAAGGCTTTTATGGAAGACCTGGGGATCAAGGAATCCGGATTAACCCGGCTGATCCGGGTTTCCTATGAGCTTTTAGGACTCATCTCTTTTCTGACTGCAGGTAAGGAAGAAGTACGGGCCTGGACGATTCGAAAAGGAACCAAAGCTCAACAAGCCGCGGGAGTTATCCATTCAGATATGGAGAAGGGATTTATCCGGGCTGAAGTGGTTAGCTATGAAGACCTTATTAAAAGTGGGTCTCTGGCAGCTGCCAGAAATAAAGGGCTTCTTCGACTGGAAGGAAAAGACTACATAGTCCAGGATGGAGATGTGATGGAGATACGGTTTAACGTTTAA
- a CDS encoding PaaI family thioesterase — MTFEEIRASADRCFGCGQDNQVGLKLQFHEVEKGVVRAKTILSTPYQGYNGIAHGGIICTLLDEAMAYAALYASRPGRVSTARMETRFSKPVPIGKEIYIMGWVAGRKRNILETEGKIQSPDGDILASATGKYVWVG; from the coding sequence ATGACCTTTGAGGAAATCCGAGCCAGTGCAGACAGATGTTTTGGATGTGGACAGGATAACCAGGTAGGGCTTAAACTTCAATTTCATGAAGTAGAAAAAGGGGTTGTTCGTGCAAAAACCATCCTCTCGACCCCTTACCAGGGTTATAACGGTATTGCCCATGGAGGAATCATATGTACGCTTTTAGATGAAGCCATGGCCTATGCCGCTCTTTATGCCAGCCGGCCCGGTAGGGTTTCAACTGCTCGCATGGAGACCCGATTTTCAAAACCCGTTCCCATTGGAAAAGAGATTTACATCATGGGATGGGTAGCCGGCAGGAAAAGAAATATTCTCGAAACCGAAGGTAAAATTCAGTCCCCAGACGGGGATATCTTGGCTTCAGCCACGGGGAAATACGTCTGGGTGGGATAA
- a CDS encoding septum formation initiator family protein: protein MIYFVLSIILIFLLKGLLSKETGIFKVHEVMRIKARLIEEIHQLEEENKNLADEILSLRKDPFWTEKIAREELDMVKPEEIVIKVRE from the coding sequence GTGATTTACTTTGTTTTATCGATTATTTTGATCTTTTTATTAAAGGGATTACTTTCTAAAGAAACGGGAATTTTTAAAGTTCACGAGGTGATGCGAATCAAGGCAAGATTGATAGAAGAAATCCACCAGCTCGAAGAAGAAAATAAAAATCTGGCAGATGAAATCCTATCCCTACGTAAGGATCCTTTCTGGACCGAAAAGATTGCCCGGGAAGAGTTGGACATGGTTAAACCCGAAGAAATTGTCATCAAGGTTCGCGAATGA
- a CDS encoding urease accessory protein UreF yields the protein MGLRHLRLLQIADSLFPIGAYSFSEGLEAYAQSHSLSKENLLKLLTTALRQGKGKGDALALKLTLEALEKQNLKEVLELDGLLTALKPVKAFRESSIRMGIRFLKTLQEVYPDPLLSQLLQAITQGKMQGHYAIAYGAGCFILKIHREEALQTYLSSWTLSMISAAIRLFALGQVEGQKLIRDLHPIIWEVVHRVLTGKKEDLAPFTPALDIRGMQHEFLYTRLFRS from the coding sequence ATGGGCCTTCGACATCTTCGACTTCTCCAAATAGCCGATTCTCTCTTCCCTATTGGAGCCTACTCTTTCTCGGAAGGGCTAGAAGCCTATGCTCAATCCCATAGCCTTTCTAAGGAAAATCTGCTAAAGTTATTAACGACCGCTCTCCGACAGGGAAAAGGAAAAGGGGATGCCCTGGCTTTAAAGTTAACCCTGGAAGCACTCGAGAAGCAGAACCTGAAAGAGGTTTTGGAGCTGGATGGGTTATTGACAGCCCTTAAACCGGTAAAAGCTTTCCGTGAGTCCAGTATTCGAATGGGGATCCGATTTTTAAAAACCCTTCAAGAGGTCTATCCGGACCCTCTTCTGAGCCAACTCCTCCAGGCTATCACCCAGGGAAAAATGCAGGGACATTATGCCATAGCCTATGGAGCCGGATGCTTCATTTTGAAAATTCATAGGGAAGAAGCCCTACAGACCTACCTTTCCTCCTGGACACTTTCCATGATCTCGGCGGCCATTCGCCTCTTTGCTTTAGGACAGGTAGAGGGACAGAAGCTTATCCGGGATCTTCATCCTATCATATGGGAGGTAGTCCATCGGGTCCTTACAGGTAAAAAGGAAGATCTAGCTCCATTTACCCCGGCCCTGGATATCCGGGGAATGCAACACGAATTCTTGTATACGCGGTTGTTCAGGTCCTAG
- a CDS encoding urease accessory protein UreE — MILVQELKRWDLTGKEIEYIPMTWEDRQRTRQRIKTKSGLELGLTLPTGTLLQPGDVLHVEGNLAFIVAAREEDVLVIKPDDWREAALVAHHIGNQHKTIAIEPDGILVLYDLPLEVFLKKIKVTFRRELRPFKPHFQSHSP; from the coding sequence ATGATCCTGGTTCAAGAACTCAAGCGATGGGATCTGACCGGAAAAGAAATTGAATATATTCCCATGACCTGGGAAGACCGGCAGAGGACCCGGCAGCGAATTAAAACAAAAAGCGGACTGGAATTAGGTCTGACTTTACCCACGGGAACCCTTTTACAGCCCGGGGACGTCCTTCACGTCGAAGGAAATCTTGCTTTTATCGTGGCTGCCCGTGAGGAAGATGTGCTGGTGATTAAACCCGACGATTGGAGAGAAGCCGCCCTGGTAGCTCATCACATAGGCAATCAACATAAAACCATTGCCATCGAGCCGGACGGTATTCTCGTTCTCTATGATCTTCCTCTGGAAGTTTTTTTAAAAAAAATAAAAGTTACCTTCCGGCGAGAGCTTCGTCCCTTTAAGCCACACTTTCAAAGTCATTCCCCATGA
- the ureC gene encoding urease subunit alpha: MLRIPRRTYANLFGPTTGDKVRLADTELIIEIEKDYTHYGDECVFGGGKVLRDNLGQSAQHTRADGALDLIITNAIILDYWGIVKADIGIRDGRIWGIGKGGNPGVMNGVDPSMVVGPSTEVIAGEGLIVTPGGIDSHIHFICPQQIWEALYAGITTMVGGGTGPATGTNATTCSPGAWNIHRMLEAVEGFPMNFGFLGKGNSALPKPLIEQIEAGAIGLKLHEDWGTTPATIDCALSVAEDYDVQIAIHTDTLNESGFVEDSIAAFKGRTIHTYHTEGAGGGHAPDIIKVCGEANVLPSSTNPTRPFTVNTVEEHLDMMMVCHHLDPKIPEDVAFAESRIRAETIAAEDILHDLGAFSMMSSDSQAMGRVGEVIIRTWQTADKMKRQRGRLPEETGDNDNFRVKRYIAKYTINPAITHGISSYVGSIEIGKIADLVLWKPAFFGVKPEIILKGGFIAANAMGDPNASIPTPQPVIYRPMFGSFGKAPASTAYSFVSEISLKKGISFKHERPLLPVKNCRNIGKKDMKLNAYLPKMEVDPETYEVRADGILLKCEPASVLPMAQRYFLF, encoded by the coding sequence ATGTTAAGAATACCTAGAAGAACCTATGCGAATTTGTTTGGTCCTACCACAGGAGATAAAGTTCGACTGGCCGATACCGAATTGATCATTGAGATTGAAAAGGATTATACCCATTATGGAGACGAATGTGTCTTTGGGGGTGGTAAAGTCCTTCGGGATAATCTGGGCCAGTCGGCACAGCATACACGGGCCGACGGGGCCTTAGATTTGATTATTACCAATGCCATCATCCTGGATTACTGGGGAATTGTAAAGGCAGATATTGGAATTCGAGATGGTCGTATTTGGGGTATTGGCAAAGGAGGGAATCCGGGGGTCATGAACGGGGTGGATCCTTCCATGGTGGTAGGGCCTTCTACCGAGGTGATCGCCGGGGAAGGCTTGATCGTTACCCCGGGGGGTATTGATTCCCATATCCATTTTATCTGTCCGCAGCAGATCTGGGAAGCCTTATATGCCGGTATTACAACCATGGTCGGAGGCGGTACGGGGCCTGCTACGGGAACCAACGCAACCACCTGTTCCCCCGGAGCCTGGAATATTCACCGGATGTTGGAAGCTGTAGAAGGTTTTCCCATGAACTTTGGGTTCTTAGGAAAAGGGAATTCGGCCCTTCCCAAACCTCTTATTGAACAGATTGAAGCAGGAGCTATTGGATTGAAACTTCATGAGGACTGGGGGACCACCCCGGCTACCATTGATTGTGCCCTCTCGGTGGCAGAGGATTACGATGTACAAATTGCCATTCACACCGACACCCTGAACGAATCGGGATTTGTTGAAGATTCCATTGCCGCTTTTAAAGGTCGGACGATCCATACCTATCATACGGAAGGGGCAGGCGGGGGGCACGCACCGGATATCATCAAAGTTTGCGGGGAAGCCAACGTCCTTCCCTCTTCAACCAATCCCACCCGTCCTTTTACGGTTAACACTGTAGAAGAACATCTGGATATGATGATGGTGTGTCATCATCTAGATCCTAAAATTCCTGAAGATGTGGCGTTTGCCGAATCCCGGATTCGGGCAGAAACCATTGCTGCCGAAGATATTCTTCACGACCTGGGGGCCTTTAGCATGATGAGTTCAGATTCCCAGGCTATGGGTCGAGTAGGAGAAGTTATTATTCGAACCTGGCAGACGGCCGATAAGATGAAACGACAGCGAGGACGTCTCCCCGAGGAAACAGGAGATAATGATAACTTCAGAGTGAAACGATACATAGCTAAATACACCATTAATCCGGCTATTACCCACGGTATTTCCAGTTATGTGGGTTCTATCGAAATAGGGAAAATAGCCGATTTGGTACTTTGGAAACCGGCGTTCTTCGGAGTAAAACCGGAAATTATCCTCAAAGGGGGATTCATCGCAGCCAATGCCATGGGTGATCCCAACGCTTCCATACCAACTCCCCAACCGGTTATCTATCGCCCCATGTTTGGCTCCTTCGGAAAGGCTCCGGCAAGTACGGCTTATAGCTTCGTATCGGAAATATCTCTGAAGAAGGGAATCTCGTTTAAACACGAACGTCCCCTTCTACCGGTTAAAAATTGCCGTAATATCGGAAAAAAAGATATGAAACTCAATGCCTATCTTCCGAAAATGGAGGTTGATCCGGAAACCTACGAAGTTCGGGCAGACGGGATACTCTTGAAATGCGAACCGGCTTCAGTACTCCCCATGGCTCAGCGATACTTTCTCTTTTAA
- the ureB gene encoding urease subunit beta: MSFHASNQMIPGEYILKEEDILANVSRKVIELVVTNTGDRPIQVGSHYHFFEVNRFLQFDREKAYGMRLNIPAGTAVRFEPGDQKRVELVEIGGSRTIYGLNGLVGGNLEEKKAIALKRGESYVKNT; the protein is encoded by the coding sequence TTGAGTTTTCACGCTTCGAATCAGATGATTCCAGGTGAATATATTCTCAAAGAAGAAGATATTCTTGCAAATGTCAGTCGGAAGGTCATCGAGCTGGTTGTTACCAACACCGGAGATCGGCCTATTCAGGTAGGTTCTCATTATCACTTCTTTGAAGTGAACCGGTTTTTACAATTTGATCGAGAGAAAGCTTATGGTATGCGGTTGAATATCCCCGCAGGTACGGCGGTTAGATTTGAGCCCGGAGATCAGAAAAGGGTCGAGCTGGTAGAAATTGGAGGAAGCCGCACTATCTATGGGTTGAACGGTTTAGTTGGAGGCAATTTAGAGGAGAAGAAGGCCATAGCTCTAAAAAGGGGAGAATCCTATGTTAAGAATACCTAG
- the ureA gene encoding urease subunit gamma translates to MYLTEREQEKLLIFLAGELARKRRARGLKLNYPEAVALITSEILEGIRDGKSVTELMAYGATILTRNDVMEGVPEMITEIQVEGTFPDGTKLVTIHDPIRS, encoded by the coding sequence ATGTATTTAACCGAACGAGAGCAAGAAAAACTCTTGATATTTCTGGCCGGTGAGTTGGCCAGAAAGCGGCGAGCACGAGGACTCAAGCTTAATTACCCGGAAGCCGTTGCTTTGATTACCTCTGAGATCCTGGAGGGTATTCGGGACGGAAAATCCGTTACCGAGCTTATGGCTTACGGGGCGACTATCCTCACCCGGAACGATGTAATGGAGGGAGTTCCGGAGATGATTACAGAAATTCAAGTAGAAGGGACGTTTCCCGATGGGACGAAGTTGGTTACGATCCACGACCCGATAAGATCCTAG